The sequence AAATATTTGTCCTCCAAGGGGGGCTTGCCCACGACCGTGGCCACATAGATAGGGTTTTTCTTGTGGGTGATCGCGCTCACCTCTAGCTCTGGATAGGGCTCAATGGGCGTGTAGAATCCTGTATGGTCACCAAAAGGTCCTTCAAGTCGCATTTTGCTTGTATCCACCCAACCTTCGATGACAAAATCAGCATCAAAGGGGACAAAGAGCGGATTGGTGAGGCAAGAGACCAGCTCGGCGCGCCTACCCCGAATAAAACCATAAAGAAGCAGCTCAAAGACTCCATAAGGAAGCGGAGCCGTGCCGCACCATGTATAGAGAGGATCGCCTCCAATAGCGATGGAGACGGGCATTTTTTGACCTGCGGCTTTGTATTGATTGAAAAAATGGGTGGAATCTTTGTGAATCTGCCAATGAAGCCCTAAGCGATTCTTCTCATAGAGCTGCAGGCGATACATTCCGAGATTTTGAACCCTTCCCTCTAGGTCTTGCGTATACACCTGTCCCATCGTGATGAAAGGCCCTCCATCCTTCTCCCATGTGGTGAGGATAGGAAGCTCGTAGAGATCGACCTCTTCGCCCTGCTTAATGACCTGCTGGCAAAGTCCTTTGGTTTTGAGTTTTTTAGGCACAACATGACGCAAGCGCGCCAATTTTGGAAGCATCGCAAGCGTTTGCGCCCATCCCTTAGGGGGCTTGAATTGGACAAATTCCCCCACGCTTTGAGCGATCTCTTCGACCTCACCCACGAGAATCTTCACTAGCTCCTCGCTTCCAAAGAGATTCATCACCACGGGAGTTTCAAACTCTTTGCCGCTTTTTTTATCGATGGGTCGAGTGAAAAGGAGGGCTTTGCTCTCAGGTTTTTTCACCTCGACATAGGCGATATGGGGAATCTCCAGGTGGATATCCAAGGGCTCATCAATCACTCGTAATAGATTGTGCTCTTTGAGTAGGTCAAGGTAACTTCTCATCACTTCTCCTCGCGCGATTCTTCTAATCGCCTTTCACGGCGTTTTTGGGCTTTTTTGTAGCGTCTCTCCTCTTGGGGAGTCTCAGGCACGAGCCTTGGCACACTCACAGGGCGTCCCTGCTCATCAATAGCGACCATCGTGAAATAGCAGCTATTGGTGTGAGTCACCACGCGCTTGTGGATATCTTCAGCAATCACTTTGATTCCAATCTCCATCGAGGTGTTCCCTGTGTAATTCACCGAAGCAAGAAAGGTGACAAGATTTCCGATCTCGATGGGATTTTTAAAAATCACTCGATCCACCGATAGTGTCACTACAGGCTTAGCGCAGTAGCGAGAGGCGCACGCATAAGCCACCTGATCAAGAAGCTTGAGCAGATCACCCCCGTGCACAAAACCTCTAAAATTCGCCATGGCAGGCGTCATAAGGATGGACATTGTGAGGGTTTTAGTGTCAAAGACATCCTCTCTTAGGGTGTTGAATTGGAGCTCATCGAATCGATTCATCGAGAGAGTCCCCATTTGCCTCCGCCCATCAAAATGAGTGCGATAGCCCCCACCAAAAAGAGCAAGGGCAGCTCAATCAAAAGCCCACCCTGAGGCGTGAGCGCTAAGAGCTTGGAACCATAAGCAACATAGATTGCCACCACCATCGTGAGCGCGATAACGAGCGCATTGAGTCGCGTATAAAGCCCCAAAATCAAAAGCGCGGGCGAGAAAATCTCGCCAATATATGTTCCATACGCCATAAATTCTGGCAGTCCATTATTCACGAGCATCTTCTCAATCCCGCCGATACCATTTTTGAGCTTGTGGATTCCATGCATGAGCATAAGACCGCCCAAAGCGAGCCGCAACAAAAGAGCACTCAAATCATAGCTATGAAGCTTGGCAAAAAAC comes from Wolinella succinogenes DSM 1740 and encodes:
- a CDS encoding acyl-CoA thioesterase, translating into MNRFDELQFNTLREDVFDTKTLTMSILMTPAMANFRGFVHGGDLLKLLDQVAYACASRYCAKPVVTLSVDRVIFKNPIEIGNLVTFLASVNYTGNTSMEIGIKVIAEDIHKRVVTHTNSCYFTMVAIDEQGRPVSVPRLVPETPQEERRYKKAQKRRERRLEESREEK
- a CDS encoding menaquinone biosynthesis decarboxylase → MRSYLDLLKEHNLLRVIDEPLDIHLEIPHIAYVEVKKPESKALLFTRPIDKKSGKEFETPVVMNLFGSEELVKILVGEVEEIAQSVGEFVQFKPPKGWAQTLAMLPKLARLRHVVPKKLKTKGLCQQVIKQGEEVDLYELPILTTWEKDGGPFITMGQVYTQDLEGRVQNLGMYRLQLYEKNRLGLHWQIHKDSTHFFNQYKAAGQKMPVSIAIGGDPLYTWCGTAPLPYGVFELLLYGFIRGRRAELVSCLTNPLFVPFDADFVIEGWVDTSKMRLEGPFGDHTGFYTPIEPYPELEVSAITHKKNPIYVATVVGKPPLEDKYLGYPTERIFLPLLKTTAPSLIDYYMPENGVFHNLILAKIAPSYPGHAKQIMHAFWGVGQMSFVKHALFVDEDAPSLREDEALMNHVLARFHPSRLLLSDGVCDALDHASPEYALGGKLGVDATGAALGFDPTFSLLSDEALLGRLRELLPEVARVRQIFTDTPSPIALVGVNKKDRSITKALSPLEELQNHLRIVVFVDEEKNDLENLYMILWRVVNNIDAKRDVRLFEKFVSVDATDKGAVDGHLREWPLETDCTKEVIQSLKARGLLEVDEEFERRFHLCDSPKTR
- a CDS encoding DoxX family protein, which codes for MQSLESFFAKLHSYDLSALLLRLALGGLMLMHGIHKLKNGIGGIEKMLVNNGLPEFMAYGTYIGEIFSPALLILGLYTRLNALVIALTMVVAIYVAYGSKLLALTPQGGLLIELPLLFLVGAIALILMGGGKWGLSR